A genomic window from Bacillota bacterium includes:
- a CDS encoding FAD-dependent oxidoreductase, whose amino-acid sequence MFPLAKARTVVVGGGPAGVAAALACARMRGAGRRGEGPDVLLIEQHGYLGGCSTAGLVGPWMTFHARDGRQVVDGIPQEIVDRLVAAGGSPGHIRDALGVIYSFTPVEPTALKFVLDDMVKESGAEVLFHARFCGVETSGGRIEAVRVAHPGGVFDIRGEVFVDATGNGELAAMAGAPWEMGRSQDGLCQALTLIFRMSNVDAPRVKEYMKAHPEEFHHTTDLEILEKTGFLSCSGFFGVWRGGLDRGEVSIPRDRLLFFSTPRHGEILVNTTRVVKTNPLDPFELSRAELVAREQVRQLTEFLRRRVPGFEDSYLLDIASTIGVRESRRILGDHVLTAGDILAGRRFEDGVCMGAYPIDIHDPSGSGLVYREEPEGFLYSIPYRCLTAKNTENLLVVGRCISATHEATASVRVTATCLGMGQAAGVAASLAPHGRVREVDVAHLRERIRQLGGCIID is encoded by the coding sequence ATGTTCCCTCTGGCGAAGGCTCGAACCGTCGTGGTCGGCGGTGGTCCGGCGGGGGTTGCAGCCGCGCTGGCGTGCGCAAGGATGCGGGGGGCGGGCAGGCGAGGGGAAGGCCCGGACGTCCTGTTGATCGAGCAACATGGATACCTGGGGGGATGTTCCACCGCCGGGTTGGTCGGACCGTGGATGACGTTCCACGCCAGGGACGGCCGCCAGGTGGTGGATGGGATACCCCAGGAGATCGTCGACAGGCTGGTGGCCGCCGGGGGTTCGCCCGGGCACATCAGGGACGCCCTCGGCGTCATCTACTCCTTTACCCCGGTTGAGCCAACCGCCCTCAAGTTCGTACTTGACGACATGGTTAAGGAATCGGGGGCGGAGGTGCTTTTCCACGCAAGATTCTGCGGCGTGGAGACCTCGGGCGGCCGGATAGAGGCGGTCAGGGTCGCGCATCCCGGAGGAGTGTTCGATATTCGGGGAGAGGTCTTCGTCGACGCGACGGGCAACGGCGAACTGGCGGCAATGGCAGGCGCCCCGTGGGAGATGGGGCGGTCCCAGGACGGTCTTTGCCAGGCACTCACGTTGATATTCCGCATGAGCAACGTCGATGCTCCGAGGGTCAAGGAGTACATGAAGGCCCACCCGGAAGAGTTCCACCACACGACCGACCTCGAGATACTCGAAAAGACCGGGTTCCTGTCGTGTTCCGGTTTCTTCGGCGTGTGGCGCGGCGGTCTCGACCGTGGAGAAGTCAGCATCCCGCGGGACAGGCTCCTCTTCTTCAGCACACCGAGGCATGGTGAGATCCTCGTGAACACCACCAGGGTGGTGAAGACGAATCCGCTCGATCCGTTCGAGCTCAGCAGGGCGGAGCTCGTCGCAAGGGAGCAGGTGAGGCAGCTGACGGAGTTCTTGCGGCGGCGGGTGCCCGGGTTTGAGGATTCGTACCTCCTGGACATCGCCAGCACCATCGGGGTCAGGGAATCGCGCCGCATTCTCGGGGATCATGTATTGACCGCCGGCGACATCCTGGCCGGCAGGCGATTTGAGGATGGCGTGTGCATGGGCGCCTACCCGATCGATATTCACGACCCGTCAGGGAGCGGGCTCGTCTACCGCGAGGAGCCGGAAGGCTTCCTGTATTCGATACCCTACAGGTGCCTGACAGCGAAGAACACCGAGAACCTCCTGGTGGTAGGTAGATGCATTTCAGCTACGCATGAAGCGACCGCGTCGGTGCGCGTAACCGCCACGTGCCTGGGCATGGGGCAGGCAGCGGGAGTCGCTGCTTCGCTGGCCCCCCACGGCAGAGTCAGGGAAGTGGACGTAGCTCATTTGAGGGAACGAATACGGCAGCTGGGGGGATGCATCATTGATTAG
- a CDS encoding Gfo/Idh/MocA family oxidoreductase, translating into MKRIGVVGLGNMGTMYTRVAAENPRVRLAAVCDVDDSKRDPVSTSWSCRAYPDFSEMFARERLDGVVVCLPDHLHRDVVLSATEAGVHILLEKPLATRMEDAIQMVRAIRSASVKCQMAYIFRWTPPYVAAREAVQSGEIGEVLSISARINDRIDVPLRMLPWASSSSPAWFLMSHEADAARWIAQSEVGAVTAVGARRKLLSLGIDTYDYARAELVFRSGATASLQACWIAPNSQPALADARMEVLGTGGILTVDTGYQMGAKMASSLQNFRCIQSEICGRLRGIYPTMFDSFVDVLEGTSQPACDETDGLENVRILTAIEMSLKRGSSVSLEEVPVP; encoded by the coding sequence ATGAAGAGGATTGGAGTCGTCGGCCTCGGCAACATGGGGACGATGTACACAAGGGTCGCGGCGGAGAATCCGCGGGTGCGCCTTGCGGCGGTCTGTGACGTTGACGATAGCAAGCGCGACCCGGTTTCGACATCCTGGAGCTGCAGGGCGTACCCGGACTTCAGCGAGATGTTTGCCCGTGAGCGGTTAGACGGCGTCGTTGTCTGCCTCCCCGACCATCTTCACAGGGACGTGGTGCTATCGGCGACCGAAGCGGGGGTTCACATCCTGCTGGAAAAGCCGCTGGCCACGAGGATGGAGGACGCGATCCAGATGGTACGGGCCATTCGATCGGCGAGCGTCAAGTGCCAGATGGCCTACATCTTCCGGTGGACCCCGCCGTATGTGGCCGCCAGGGAGGCGGTTCAATCCGGGGAAATCGGCGAGGTGCTCAGCATCAGCGCCCGGATCAACGACCGTATCGACGTGCCTCTCAGGATGCTCCCTTGGGCGTCTTCGAGCTCTCCCGCGTGGTTTCTGATGAGCCACGAGGCCGACGCCGCCAGATGGATCGCGCAAAGCGAGGTTGGGGCGGTAACCGCCGTCGGCGCCAGGAGGAAGCTGCTTTCCTTGGGGATCGACACGTACGACTACGCCAGGGCCGAACTTGTGTTCAGGTCCGGGGCGACTGCTTCCCTGCAAGCGTGCTGGATAGCACCGAACTCGCAGCCGGCCCTCGCCGACGCGCGAATGGAAGTGCTCGGCACCGGCGGGATCCTGACTGTGGATACGGGTTACCAGATGGGGGCGAAGATGGCATCCTCACTTCAGAACTTCCGCTGCATCCAGTCGGAGATATGCGGCAGGTTGCGGGGGATCTATCCCACCATGTTCGATTCGTTCGTGGACGTGCTTGAAGGGACCTCGCAGCCGGCGTGCGACGAAACGGACGGGCTTGAGAACGTGAGGATTCTGACGGCCATAGAGATGTCGCTGAAACGAGGCAGCAGTGTGAGCCTGGAGGAGGTGCCGGTGCCCTGA
- a CDS encoding C4-dicarboxylate ABC transporter, with protein MVGYLILLVFFVFAALMISNKLPALIAIPAMGIVVGLVAQLPSPEIQKVIVEEGVARLSGAYVACIFGAILGQIMLLTGISEKIIKKAAEFGGDNPVGVLIAMYVAVALLFTTLAGLGAVIMVGNIALPIMLSVGLPPLTVATVYLFGVGTGMGINLANWAYWKTVTGVTLDDVKVFALAVAGLTVLTAFVFIYFQARKSPRIAWASVASSMAQEEAYKYAPWYSLITPIVPIILVVFFKWQIVSAFIAGIGYAVVTTYRRGTNSSTLIGKAAYKGVADAAPAVLLMIGIGILLKAVSHPVVGKALAPILNSIVPTSFLGYVVFFALLSPLALYRGPMNLYGLGSGVASLMVSLKILSPMAVTAGFLCTERVQIIGDPTNTHNVWTAGFTGVDVNRITAKVIPFIWLLSAASAVLAGLMYMR; from the coding sequence ATGGTAGGGTACCTGATACTCCTGGTCTTCTTCGTGTTCGCAGCGCTCATGATATCCAACAAGTTACCCGCGCTGATCGCTATCCCGGCGATGGGCATCGTGGTCGGCCTGGTCGCGCAGCTTCCGTCCCCCGAGATCCAGAAAGTGATTGTCGAAGAGGGAGTGGCGAGGCTCTCCGGCGCGTATGTGGCCTGCATATTCGGGGCTATCCTCGGCCAGATCATGCTGCTGACCGGCATATCGGAGAAGATCATCAAGAAGGCGGCCGAATTCGGCGGCGATAACCCCGTCGGGGTGCTCATCGCCATGTATGTGGCCGTGGCGCTGCTATTCACTACCCTGGCGGGGCTGGGCGCCGTGATCATGGTGGGGAACATCGCGCTTCCCATTATGCTGTCGGTAGGCCTGCCCCCATTGACCGTGGCGACGGTGTACCTCTTCGGGGTGGGCACGGGTATGGGAATCAACCTGGCCAACTGGGCGTACTGGAAGACCGTTACCGGGGTCACCCTCGACGACGTCAAGGTGTTCGCGCTTGCTGTGGCCGGGCTGACCGTTCTGACCGCTTTCGTATTCATATACTTCCAGGCGAGAAAATCCCCGCGGATCGCCTGGGCATCCGTAGCGTCGTCAATGGCTCAGGAAGAGGCTTACAAGTATGCGCCCTGGTATTCGCTCATCACACCCATTGTTCCCATAATACTGGTAGTATTCTTCAAGTGGCAGATCGTGTCCGCGTTCATCGCCGGCATCGGCTACGCGGTCGTCACCACCTACAGGAGAGGCACGAATTCTTCCACCCTCATCGGAAAAGCCGCCTACAAGGGCGTGGCCGATGCGGCGCCGGCCGTCCTGTTGATGATCGGCATAGGCATCCTGCTGAAGGCCGTCTCCCATCCTGTCGTGGGGAAGGCCCTCGCTCCGATACTGAATTCCATCGTTCCCACCTCGTTCCTCGGGTACGTAGTATTCTTCGCCCTCCTGTCTCCGCTGGCTCTGTACAGGGGACCGATGAACCTATACGGTCTTGGGAGCGGAGTCGCCAGCCTCATGGTGAGCCTCAAGATCCTGTCGCCGATGGCTGTCACGGCGGGGTTCCTGTGCACCGAACGTGTGCAGATCATCGGTGACCCGACGAACACCCATAACGTGTGGACCGCGGGTTTCACCGGGGTGGACGTCAACAGGATCACCGCGAAGGTCATACCGTTCATCTGGCTCCTGAGCGCCGCGTCCGCCGTGCTCGCGGGCCTGATGTATATGAGGTAG
- a CDS encoding ROK family transcriptional regulator, whose translation MPGTIRTGNYQLIKTINRWAVMNLLTKRSPISRADMARHTGLSSTTISATIDELLREGLIGETGIGDSSGGRKPVLFEINPHGRYVIVADLGGTKLLTAVVGLDGRPIRRFYSLVDAATQDSVLGSLMQGLQTAWDSVGEPRKVLGIGIATPGLVDHERGVVAFASNLHWHNIRLKDLVADRFDVPVYVDNDTNVAAIGEKMRGVDIPCKNLVYVSIGTGIGAGIIIDGKVYRGVSGAAGEIGHITVDPEGPECSCGNRGCLEAVASGPAIAQMARATYNARGGHGGPAGAGGGGEWTAERVAELATQGDEIAVEAFRKAGTTLGIALSGIVNLLNPELMIIGGGVSQVGDLLLEPLRQEISRRALSMSLRAVPIIQSRLGADSGLMGAWAMVFEETFTGGL comes from the coding sequence GTGCCTGGCACTATACGAACCGGCAACTACCAGCTGATCAAGACCATAAACCGTTGGGCCGTCATGAACCTGTTGACAAAGCGCTCGCCGATCTCGCGGGCGGACATGGCGCGGCACACCGGCCTGAGCTCCACCACGATTTCAGCTACCATAGATGAGTTGCTGAGAGAGGGACTCATAGGGGAGACGGGTATCGGCGATTCCAGCGGGGGACGAAAGCCCGTTCTGTTCGAGATCAACCCCCATGGACGATACGTGATAGTGGCGGATCTGGGCGGTACGAAACTGCTCACCGCAGTAGTAGGGCTGGATGGTCGCCCCATCAGGCGTTTTTACTCGCTTGTGGACGCCGCTACCCAGGACAGCGTATTGGGCAGCCTCATGCAGGGGCTGCAGACCGCGTGGGATTCCGTCGGAGAGCCCCGGAAGGTCCTGGGCATCGGGATCGCCACTCCAGGCCTTGTCGACCACGAGCGCGGCGTGGTCGCTTTTGCCTCCAACCTGCACTGGCACAATATCAGATTAAAGGATCTGGTGGCGGACAGGTTCGATGTCCCGGTATACGTGGACAACGACACAAACGTCGCCGCGATCGGAGAGAAGATGCGCGGCGTCGATATCCCCTGCAAGAACCTGGTCTATGTTTCGATCGGCACAGGGATAGGGGCGGGGATCATCATCGACGGCAAGGTCTATCGCGGGGTTTCGGGAGCTGCGGGTGAAATTGGCCACATCACGGTTGACCCCGAGGGCCCCGAATGTTCGTGCGGAAACAGGGGATGCCTTGAGGCGGTTGCGTCTGGCCCTGCGATCGCGCAGATGGCCAGGGCCACTTACAACGCCAGGGGTGGCCACGGTGGACCCGCCGGCGCCGGCGGTGGAGGCGAGTGGACTGCAGAGAGGGTGGCGGAGCTTGCAACGCAGGGGGACGAGATTGCGGTTGAGGCCTTCCGGAAGGCGGGGACGACGCTCGGGATAGCGCTGTCGGGGATCGTCAACCTGCTCAACCCGGAACTCATGATCATAGGAGGGGGGGTGTCACAGGTCGGGGATCTCCTGCTGGAACCGCTCAGGCAAGAGATCTCCAGGCGAGCCCTGAGTATGAGCCTTCGAGCAGTTCCGATAATCCAGTCAAGGCTGGGTGCGGACTCGGGATTGATGGGGGCGTGGGCAATGGTCTTCGAAGAAACGTTCACGGGCGGTTTGTAA
- a CDS encoding AAA family ATPase, whose protein sequence is MIPIELRLSGVRAFGNHTISLGSHDVREVIMFGANGSGKSTIARMIQALVGDLPDDLYQGYLDERDARVNRRATAELTVLNPKGDMWNPDWPDTVALGLEFGYDNTRPFSRFYTVADGRRQNYRSHEEYAEIFRRTYSIKPDDRFMFIQQGESAALVQMKPRSRYETMKQFLGLEDLEKRWQETLDARNRAFEELRNAQNQRDILYDGLKRKEIAWKQLSEFRRLSQELAEIQQVVARDNLVRHVIALDKAVADEEALSKTLAQELARQSVLETDLQKYADGIARYRDESAKLTTSIEQAREVHRAANEERQRYRKDAEELAEQVESIERVVAEGLSGEELEARIAGLEQKIGDLERAIADGRGQEQTLETLLSLRQSDLAALRGELERMKRELAEAEQALLRYGDPAALEEALGGLSTGLRNARQAAVLAEEKSRLANEHLELLKQSRTATPPSATTAASEYRDAGSAAAVLCECVIPREGASLEERRLLEGALGDLRVAVLVEDGRVLVGYTEYTIADFPGGAAPVEGSRRTVRESLIPAAKLPASLSALLDRVLESVVFAAGHAEAGALAAQGFVAYTPDGYRYDRYGRRHSVPAEFCLGPQAYEMALEKASEAARLAAQDSQEKADALRQVEDNVRSLESALKAARDAARLSARLRLSIPESTARADNLSAEVDTLSAQMRGLRRQITGNEIARAVSTRDLEAARTSLERWKKSADLPLLKQRLSDAREAEARARKAADGALEDTRRLELAIDATAREIDRLERSTEIGRARLSDAIQRLAEMEERLSERRLSLRDLQSRTGGIVDEWRRVFARPDTTDEQALQEGRSVAASTPPASDERRVEWHRRQVEIAPTVETLRSDVIPTAGEDYASAKEQFEKAQYELDRVKTAYDDAASKESAAQENFKKVMLDTFHRISGRFSRYMEQFGWTGFLQVEPVQGTQFELHIYVSVYQGVEPRPLLRNRSGGETSAIAALLTLAMVKEYRRPFYIFDEIDQSLDPANVLKIASLLRQELDRKYILISHRLNKAHLEQGQFGIGVYRSQEEGSKTRVYRRKEWPVASS, encoded by the coding sequence ATGATACCGATTGAATTGAGGCTTTCAGGGGTGCGCGCGTTCGGCAACCACACGATATCGCTGGGAAGCCACGACGTGCGCGAGGTAATCATGTTCGGGGCGAACGGTTCGGGCAAGAGCACGATCGCCAGGATGATCCAGGCGCTCGTCGGGGACCTGCCGGACGACCTTTACCAGGGCTACCTGGACGAGCGCGATGCCAGGGTCAACCGCAGAGCAACTGCCGAACTGACTGTCCTCAACCCGAAGGGAGACATGTGGAACCCCGACTGGCCGGACACCGTGGCGCTGGGCCTGGAGTTCGGCTATGACAACACGAGGCCGTTCTCCAGGTTCTACACGGTAGCGGACGGGCGACGGCAGAATTACCGCAGTCACGAAGAGTACGCCGAGATATTCCGGCGGACATACAGTATCAAGCCTGACGACCGGTTCATGTTCATACAGCAGGGCGAAAGCGCGGCTCTCGTACAGATGAAGCCGAGGTCCCGCTATGAGACCATGAAGCAGTTCCTCGGTCTCGAGGATCTTGAGAAGCGGTGGCAGGAGACGCTGGACGCCAGGAACCGCGCCTTCGAAGAACTCCGGAACGCGCAGAACCAGCGGGACATCCTCTACGACGGGCTCAAGCGAAAGGAAATCGCCTGGAAACAGCTGAGCGAATTCCGCCGGCTCTCGCAGGAGCTGGCCGAGATCCAGCAAGTGGTGGCGCGGGATAACCTCGTAAGGCACGTGATCGCCCTGGACAAGGCCGTAGCTGACGAGGAGGCTCTTTCGAAAACACTGGCGCAGGAGCTCGCCAGGCAGTCAGTACTGGAGACGGACCTGCAAAAGTACGCGGACGGTATCGCCCGTTACAGGGATGAATCGGCGAAGCTGACCACCTCCATCGAACAGGCCCGCGAGGTTCACAGGGCCGCCAACGAAGAGCGGCAGCGGTATCGCAAGGATGCTGAAGAACTCGCGGAGCAGGTCGAATCCATCGAAAGGGTCGTGGCAGAAGGGCTTTCGGGGGAGGAACTCGAGGCCAGGATCGCGGGTCTCGAGCAGAAGATCGGGGACCTGGAGCGAGCCATCGCCGATGGGCGCGGGCAGGAGCAAACCCTGGAGACTCTACTGAGTTTACGCCAGTCCGATCTTGCGGCCCTGCGTGGCGAGCTTGAGCGGATGAAGCGTGAACTGGCGGAAGCCGAGCAGGCGCTCCTCCGTTACGGCGACCCGGCAGCGCTGGAAGAGGCACTCGGGGGCCTGTCCACCGGATTGCGGAATGCCCGGCAGGCTGCCGTTCTCGCGGAGGAGAAATCCCGCCTGGCGAACGAACACCTCGAACTCCTGAAGCAAAGCCGAACCGCCACACCTCCGTCCGCAACCACCGCGGCCTCGGAGTACCGCGATGCGGGGTCCGCGGCTGCCGTGCTCTGCGAGTGCGTAATCCCCCGGGAAGGGGCGTCGCTCGAGGAAAGGAGGTTGCTCGAGGGCGCGCTCGGCGACCTCAGGGTGGCGGTGCTCGTCGAAGACGGCAGGGTCCTCGTCGGCTACACAGAGTACACCATCGCCGATTTCCCCGGTGGGGCTGCTCCTGTTGAAGGGTCACGCCGGACGGTGCGCGAGTCTCTTATTCCCGCTGCGAAGCTTCCTGCCAGCCTGTCCGCGCTACTCGACCGCGTGCTTGAATCGGTGGTGTTCGCCGCCGGCCATGCGGAAGCCGGAGCCCTCGCAGCACAGGGCTTTGTGGCGTATACGCCGGACGGCTACCGGTACGACAGGTACGGACGGCGCCATTCGGTGCCAGCAGAGTTCTGCCTTGGACCTCAGGCCTACGAAATGGCGCTGGAAAAGGCATCTGAAGCGGCGCGACTTGCGGCGCAAGACTCACAGGAGAAGGCCGATGCCCTCCGGCAGGTCGAGGATAACGTACGCAGCCTGGAATCCGCCCTCAAGGCCGCGCGTGATGCGGCAAGACTCTCGGCGCGGCTCAGGCTCTCCATCCCTGAATCGACCGCCAGGGCGGACAACCTGTCCGCCGAAGTCGATACCCTGTCCGCTCAGATGAGGGGCCTTCGCCGGCAGATTACCGGCAATGAGATCGCCAGGGCTGTATCCACAAGGGACCTCGAAGCAGCAAGAACGAGTCTCGAAAGGTGGAAGAAGTCGGCGGATCTCCCGCTTCTCAAACAGCGCCTGTCGGACGCCAGGGAAGCGGAAGCGCGCGCACGCAAGGCCGCCGATGGCGCGCTGGAAGACACCAGGCGCCTGGAGCTTGCGATCGACGCGACCGCCCGCGAAATCGACAGGCTGGAGAGGTCCACAGAAATCGGCCGCGCGCGGCTGAGCGACGCAATTCAGCGACTGGCGGAGATGGAGGAACGCCTCTCCGAAAGAAGGCTCTCATTGAGGGACCTTCAGTCAAGAACGGGTGGCATCGTGGATGAATGGCGCCGGGTTTTCGCCAGGCCCGATACCACCGATGAGCAGGCGCTGCAAGAAGGACGCTCGGTTGCCGCATCAACGCCGCCTGCCTCCGACGAGCGGCGGGTGGAGTGGCACAGGCGCCAGGTTGAAATCGCCCCGACCGTTGAGACTCTCAGGTCGGACGTAATCCCTACTGCTGGAGAGGATTACGCATCGGCGAAAGAACAATTCGAGAAGGCCCAGTACGAGCTCGACAGGGTAAAAACGGCCTACGATGACGCCGCTTCAAAGGAAAGCGCAGCCCAGGAGAACTTCAAGAAAGTCATGCTCGACACCTTCCACAGGATCTCGGGCAGGTTCTCGCGCTACATGGAGCAGTTCGGGTGGACGGGTTTCCTGCAGGTGGAGCCGGTCCAGGGCACCCAGTTCGAACTGCACATATACGTGTCCGTATACCAGGGCGTCGAGCCGCGCCCGCTGCTGAGAAACCGGTCGGGGGGCGAGACCAGCGCGATTGCCGCGCTGCTCACGCTGGCTATGGTGAAGGAATACAGGCGTCCCTTCTACATTTTCGACGAAATAGACCAGTCCCTCGATCCCGCCAACGTCCTGAAAATCGCGTCACTGCTGCGCCAGGAGCTCGACCGGAAGTATATCCTGATCTCCCACCGGCTGAACAAGGCGCACCTCGAACAGGGCCAGTTCGGCATTGGCGTGTATCGCTCACAGGAGGAAGGTTCGAAGACCCGCGTGTACAGGCGAAAGGAGTGGCCCGTTGCCAGCTCGTGA